One region of Nitrospinaceae bacterium genomic DNA includes:
- a CDS encoding peptidase M1 — translation MQSLDDMNLIKKILLMVCGAFLLPGALPGLSVAQKPPLHHEMTATLDPHQKFAKIQDTVTVHLNEQEDFILQFVLHANFWLGEIKIPDNKDFIIETTRSLTTGDDIPLTKISIRKITENPWPKLLKIEFKYEGEIFDPQNPQNVETSGDGIFLSGASYFYPQVLTQNDAPDLMTFQLTVLTPERWKVVSQGRKVETTKSRQQVVWEAIHPMEEIFLIANRYEEYERRHKDIFFYSYLLEGNSDLNKKYFQATRKYLDFYEKLLGPYPYPKFALVENSVQTGYGMASFTFLGSRVIRFPFILNTSYPHEILHNWWGNSVYMDPTSGNWAEGLTAYLSDYLLMELEGKGDQYRLQQLMNFLSYVNPSNDFPLINFKSRTDMASQAIGYGKMFMMLHMLRLQVGDDIFLQALREFYKDHKFRFAGLTSLRQSFESASEMDLAGFFDHWTYRKGAPELELSSAVSTFSGGRHQLQIEVQQTQSGPAFPLSLPIAVWTRGSRVPTITQFDMRTKSLKHTFDLPGPPGKLLIDPYTEIFRSLDREEIPPSLGQTYGSRLPSRILPSREKFPDVLLGYHEFALSLAEDNKTSGYLLDDAEFSPVPNGGLWVFGRNNTYAQSLKPQLESYGVKILEDQVVIEGKSFPWEDHSFVFTVQRPGTLKGSVTWVIVSSGESIPGLVRKLPHYGKYGALVFKGDEPENRFKSIWPFQPSSLTKIFHPGNYSLPAKPPLVNFKPN, via the coding sequence ATGCAGTCGTTGGATGATATGAACTTAATTAAAAAAATACTACTGATGGTGTGCGGGGCGTTTTTATTGCCGGGAGCGTTGCCCGGCCTTTCTGTCGCTCAAAAGCCCCCTCTTCACCACGAGATGACGGCGACCCTGGACCCCCACCAAAAATTCGCCAAAATTCAAGACACCGTGACGGTCCACTTGAATGAACAGGAGGATTTCATCCTGCAATTCGTTCTGCACGCCAATTTTTGGCTGGGTGAAATTAAAATCCCTGACAATAAAGACTTTATCATTGAAACCACCCGCTCTTTGACGACAGGTGATGACATCCCGCTCACCAAGATATCTATTCGAAAAATCACCGAAAACCCCTGGCCGAAACTTTTAAAAATCGAATTTAAATATGAGGGGGAAATCTTCGACCCTCAAAATCCGCAAAACGTGGAAACCTCCGGGGACGGAATTTTCCTTTCCGGAGCCAGTTACTTCTATCCGCAAGTCCTGACCCAAAACGACGCCCCGGACCTGATGACCTTTCAACTCACAGTTTTGACCCCCGAACGCTGGAAGGTGGTCAGTCAGGGACGAAAAGTGGAAACAACCAAAAGCCGTCAGCAAGTCGTCTGGGAAGCCATCCATCCCATGGAGGAAATCTTTCTGATCGCAAACCGGTACGAAGAGTACGAGAGACGGCACAAGGACATCTTCTTTTACTCTTATTTATTGGAAGGCAACTCAGACCTGAACAAAAAATATTTTCAAGCGACTCGAAAATATCTGGATTTCTATGAAAAACTGCTGGGACCCTACCCTTATCCCAAGTTTGCCCTGGTTGAAAATTCAGTACAAACCGGATACGGAATGGCCTCCTTCACGTTTTTGGGGTCCAGGGTGATTCGCTTCCCGTTTATCCTCAACACTTCTTATCCGCATGAAATTTTGCACAACTGGTGGGGAAACAGTGTCTACATGGATCCTACAAGCGGCAACTGGGCGGAAGGGCTCACCGCCTATCTGTCGGATTACCTTCTTATGGAACTCGAGGGAAAAGGCGATCAGTACCGCTTGCAACAATTGATGAATTTTCTGAGCTACGTCAATCCGTCCAACGATTTTCCTTTGATCAATTTTAAATCACGTACCGACATGGCCTCGCAAGCCATCGGATACGGAAAAATGTTCATGATGCTCCACATGCTGCGGCTGCAGGTGGGTGATGACATTTTTTTACAAGCCTTGCGCGAGTTCTACAAGGATCACAAATTCCGTTTTGCAGGGTTGACGAGTTTGCGGCAATCGTTTGAATCCGCTTCGGAAATGGATTTAGCCGGCTTTTTTGATCATTGGACGTATCGCAAAGGCGCTCCGGAATTAGAACTGTCTTCCGCGGTCTCCACATTTTCAGGCGGCCGGCATCAACTGCAAATCGAAGTGCAGCAAACCCAATCGGGTCCGGCGTTTCCTCTCAGCCTGCCCATAGCCGTCTGGACCAGGGGCTCCCGGGTTCCAACGATCACGCAATTTGACATGCGGACCAAGAGCCTCAAACACACCTTTGATCTCCCTGGACCCCCCGGCAAATTGCTCATCGACCCCTACACGGAAATATTTCGAAGCCTCGACCGGGAAGAGATCCCCCCTTCTCTTGGGCAAACCTACGGCTCCCGCCTCCCGTCAAGGATTCTGCCGAGCCGGGAAAAATTCCCAGATGTCCTTTTGGGCTATCACGAGTTTGCCCTATCCCTGGCGGAAGACAACAAAACTTCCGGTTATTTACTCGACGACGCTGAATTCAGCCCCGTTCCCAATGGCGGTCTCTGGGTTTTTGGGCGAAACAACACTTACGCCCAGTCTCTAAAACCTCAGTTAGAAAGTTATGGGGTGAAAATTCTGGAAGACCAGGTGGTGATAGAAGGAAAGTCGTTTCCGTGGGAGGATCACAGCTTCGTATTTACCGTACAGCGGCCCGGCACGCTAAAAGGTTCGGTCACCTGGGTGATTGTCAGCTCAGGCGAAAGCATTCCGGGCCTGGTCCGAAAACTGCCTCATTATGGAAAATACGGTGCGCTGGTTTTCAAAGGAGATGAACCTGAAAATCGGTTCAAAAGCATCTGGCCGTTTCAACCTTCCAGCCTGACAAAAATTTTTCATCCGGGAAACTACTCGCTTCCTGCCAAACCGCCCCTGGTGAATTTCAAGCCCAACTAA
- a CDS encoding rod shape-determining protein RodA, which yields MYKSPFKWLMTLIAVFGVSSLAYAGGTVMITSPNDGDTVSSSVKVCLAVKGLEVEPAKKGVNEGKGHHHLLVDVDLPENLKEPIGKDGNHIHMGDGSNCKKIELSSGKHTIRALFAKGNHVPYDPAITDKITITVK from the coding sequence ATGTATAAATCGCCTTTTAAGTGGTTGATGACGTTGATTGCTGTTTTTGGTGTTTCTTCTCTGGCCTATGCAGGAGGAACGGTGATGATCACCTCCCCAAATGACGGCGACACAGTTTCGAGTTCGGTAAAAGTCTGTCTTGCCGTTAAAGGCCTAGAAGTTGAACCTGCTAAAAAGGGGGTCAATGAAGGCAAAGGCCATCATCATCTTTTAGTGGATGTTGACCTGCCGGAAAATCTAAAGGAACCTATTGGCAAAGACGGAAACCACATTCACATGGGGGATGGCTCCAACTGCAAAAAAATTGAATTGTCTTCCGGTAAGCATACCATTCGGGCCCTCTTTGCCAAGGGAAACCATGTGCCTTATGACCCTGCGATTACAGATAAGATAACCATCACTGTAAAATAG
- the rpmB gene encoding 50S ribosomal protein L28 yields MSKRCDVCDKGPMYGNNVSHANNKTRRRWNPNLKKLRVVYEGAVRTMKVCTRCLKAGKVAKAS; encoded by the coding sequence ATGTCCAAGAGATGTGACGTTTGCGATAAGGGTCCTATGTATGGCAATAATGTGAGTCATGCGAATAACAAGACACGGCGCCGTTGGAACCCCAACCTGAAAAAATTGCGCGTCGTCTATGAAGGAGCGGTCCGGACGATGAAGGTCTGCACTCGCTGTTTGAAAGCGGGAAAAGTCGCTAAAGCCAGTTAG
- a CDS encoding iron-sulfur cluster carrier protein translates to MVVTGECRLLHTCEMCEFNNDTDCKADKNEHNRWLVNKRMNDIKFKLIVGSNKGGVGKSTVTTNLAIALAEKGYKVGLADADLHGPNVPKLLNAENIRLKSTEEGIDPYETRNGLKVASLGFLIEDPNMHIAWRDAVKYDFIIELLGNINWGNLDYLLFDLPPGTGNEQITIIDFIGEVDGAVIVTTPQDLALLDARKMISFARDSNVPIVGVIENMSTLTCPHCEKEIDVFKKGGGEKLAQELVLPYLGKIPLDLEITKCSDSGEPVVLSKPDSAATKAFLQLAENCHKFLNPEASVTAG, encoded by the coding sequence ATGGTTGTTACAGGAGAATGTAGACTCCTTCACACATGTGAGATGTGTGAATTCAATAATGATACGGATTGTAAAGCCGATAAGAACGAACACAACCGCTGGCTTGTGAATAAGCGGATGAACGATATCAAATTCAAACTGATTGTCGGCAGTAATAAAGGCGGCGTGGGGAAAAGCACGGTCACGACGAACCTGGCAATCGCCCTCGCTGAAAAAGGTTACAAGGTGGGGCTCGCCGATGCCGATTTACACGGTCCCAATGTTCCAAAGCTGTTAAACGCCGAGAATATCCGCCTGAAATCGACAGAAGAAGGGATCGATCCCTACGAGACCCGCAACGGGCTCAAAGTCGCATCCTTAGGGTTTCTGATCGAAGACCCCAACATGCACATCGCCTGGCGCGATGCGGTCAAATACGACTTTATCATAGAATTGCTGGGCAATATCAATTGGGGAAATCTGGATTATTTGCTCTTCGATCTCCCGCCCGGAACCGGAAACGAGCAGATCACCATCATCGACTTTATTGGGGAAGTGGATGGTGCGGTCATCGTCACCACTCCGCAGGATTTGGCTCTCCTGGACGCTAGAAAGATGATTTCTTTTGCCAGAGACAGCAACGTTCCTATTGTGGGTGTTATTGAAAATATGAGCACCCTGACCTGTCCTCACTGCGAGAAAGAAATCGACGTATTTAAAAAAGGTGGGGGAGAGAAACTGGCGCAGGAACTGGTACTTCCTTATTTAGGCAAAATCCCGCTGGATTTGGAAATCACCAAATGCTCGGACAGTGGAGAGCCGGTGGTTTTGTCGAAACCCGATTCTGCCGCCACCAAAGCGTTTCTGCAATTGGCGGAAAACTGCCACAAATTTCTCAATCCAGAAGCCTCAGTCACCGCCGGCTGA
- a CDS encoding glutamine cyclotransferase: MRRIWRQVLLIGIIVFHGASDSRPAEAQKLQDYSQITWNYLKTLTGFGPRNPGSSGHFKTMELIKRVGEKYADVGEEQKFFFPSGDGNKIQMSNFRLKFKGTRKGPPILIGAHFDTRPYADEESNPALQSRPILGANDGGSGTAVLLALAEYLKQNQDRRSVELVFFDGEDYGKKGSGENLLGSTHYAAQLRETSPDSWPYCVIIIDMVGDRDLEIFRETHSVKSASWLVDLIFGVAKEMNVPQFINKSKYTIFDDHYPFIGLGIPSVLLIDFDYPYWHKMTDTLDKCSPENLYAVFSVVVEVLGKI; this comes from the coding sequence ATGCGAAGAATTTGGCGACAGGTTTTGTTGATTGGAATCATTGTGTTTCATGGAGCCTCCGACTCCAGGCCCGCTGAAGCGCAAAAATTACAGGATTACTCCCAGATAACCTGGAACTATCTCAAAACGCTCACCGGGTTTGGTCCTAGAAACCCTGGCAGTTCCGGCCATTTCAAAACAATGGAATTGATTAAGCGGGTGGGGGAGAAGTATGCGGATGTTGGAGAAGAGCAAAAATTCTTTTTTCCCTCAGGCGATGGAAATAAGATACAGATGTCCAACTTTCGTTTGAAATTTAAAGGGACACGTAAAGGCCCTCCGATTTTAATTGGCGCCCATTTTGATACCCGGCCCTATGCTGATGAAGAATCGAATCCCGCTTTGCAATCGAGGCCGATTTTAGGGGCCAACGATGGTGGGTCGGGAACTGCGGTACTATTGGCATTGGCGGAATACCTGAAGCAGAACCAGGACCGCAGGTCGGTGGAGCTGGTTTTCTTCGATGGGGAAGACTATGGCAAAAAGGGTTCCGGAGAAAATTTATTGGGATCCACCCATTACGCCGCTCAACTGAGAGAAACCAGTCCCGACAGCTGGCCCTATTGCGTGATCATCATCGACATGGTGGGAGACCGGGACCTCGAAATCTTTAGAGAAACGCACTCCGTAAAAAGCGCTTCCTGGCTGGTGGACCTGATTTTTGGCGTCGCCAAGGAAATGAACGTCCCTCAGTTTATCAACAAAAGCAAATACACTATCTTTGACGATCATTACCCGTTTATCGGGCTTGGAATTCCTTCGGTCCTGTTGATCGATTTCGATTACCCCTACTGGCACAAAATGACCGACACCCTGGACAAATGTTCCCCTGAAAATTTATATGCTGTTTTTTCTGTGGTGGTGGAAGTGCTGGGGAAAATTTAA
- a CDS encoding NUDIX hydrolase — translation MKKYRNPVPTVDIIIQLGKNAIVLIERANPPHGWALPGGYVDYGESLEEAAVREAKEETSLDIELLSQFHTYSDPQRDSRQHNISTVFVARSSGIPKGATDARRADVFFEDSLPGPLVFDHSQILRDYFQAVRANEGAQWYVKRIKP, via the coding sequence ATGAAGAAATACCGGAATCCCGTCCCTACAGTCGACATCATCATTCAATTGGGGAAAAACGCCATTGTCCTGATCGAACGGGCCAATCCTCCGCATGGATGGGCCTTACCGGGAGGCTATGTGGACTATGGAGAATCTTTGGAAGAGGCGGCGGTCCGGGAAGCCAAGGAGGAAACATCTCTGGATATTGAGTTACTCAGCCAATTTCACACCTATTCAGACCCACAGCGGGATTCACGCCAGCACAATATTTCCACGGTTTTTGTCGCCAGATCCTCAGGCATCCCAAAAGGAGCGACAGACGCTCGGCGCGCTGATGTTTTTTTTGAGGATTCTTTGCCGGGTCCGTTGGTTTTTGATCACAGCCAGATATTGAGAGACTATTTTCAAGCTGTCCGTGCCAATGAAGGCGCTCAATGGTATGTAAAACGGATCAAACCCTGA
- a CDS encoding peptidyl-prolyl cis-trans isomerase, translating into MQIHAKCLSLIQISVFLLAGFWGSSQALADGNSAVKKGDKVTLEYKGTLDDGTVFDSSEKHKTPLEFEVGSGKVIPGFDQAVMGMKKGEEKKFTLQPSEAYGDRNPQLTQIVPREQLPKGHEPKAGMMLAVGTPDGRQIPATITEVTADNVTLDMNHPLAGKALTFNIKLVKISQ; encoded by the coding sequence ATGCAAATTCATGCAAAGTGTTTGTCCTTGATTCAAATTTCAGTATTTTTACTCGCGGGTTTTTGGGGAAGTTCCCAGGCATTGGCGGACGGCAATTCAGCCGTCAAAAAAGGGGACAAAGTCACTTTGGAATACAAAGGCACCCTTGATGATGGCACCGTATTCGACAGTTCCGAAAAACATAAAACCCCTTTGGAGTTTGAAGTGGGTTCCGGAAAGGTGATTCCCGGGTTCGATCAGGCTGTGATGGGTATGAAAAAGGGAGAGGAAAAGAAATTCACACTTCAGCCATCCGAAGCCTATGGCGACCGCAATCCTCAATTGACGCAAATCGTTCCCCGCGAACAGCTTCCCAAGGGCCACGAACCGAAAGCGGGGATGATGCTCGCCGTTGGAACCCCGGATGGAAGACAAATTCCCGCAACCATCACTGAAGTCACCGCTGATAATGTTACGCTCGACATGAACCATCCGCTCGCAGGCAAAGCCCTCACTTTCAATATCAAGCTAGTCAAAATTTCCCAATGA
- the relA gene encoding GTP pyrophosphokinase has protein sequence MTGLSIQDLTDAVLKYHPGADVDVILDSYLYSAKAHRGQSRKSGEAYISHPMNVAFNLTRLKMDEQTVAAGLLHDTIEDTLATSEEIKDLFGEEIYQLVDGVTKISKMEFSSREESQAENYRKMILAMARDIRVVLIKLADRAHNLKTLGSLSEERQRRIARETLDIYAPLANRLGIGWLRSELENGAFRYLHPEEYKTIDEKVAKGKEQQESFVKNVCAIITGELKEAGVSGSVCGRSKYHYSIYKKMVAQNITFENVHDLIGVRVLTDSIKDCYAVLGLVHSLWKPIPGRFKDYIAMPKPNMYQSLHTTVIGPKGERVEVQIRTHEMHKVCEEGIAAHWQYKEEGKNKSKKTDSQLVWVRHLLEHQKELKNPKEFLNAFKVNLYPDEVYVFTPDGDVIALPHGATPVDFAYAVHTDIGNHCTTAKVDGKIAPLRYKLRNGNQVEITTSKQQHPNRDWLSFVKTSRAKSRISNYINSQERERSLRLGQELLEKEIRDYGLSPASVLKGKALEEAIHSCGYNKLNNLFTGIGMGKVSVHSVIEKLLPKEKLEEKQRKDESTRIKLKDKAPHQKTRESAIKVKCFNDDILLRVGKCCNPLPGDPICGYITRGRGVTVHHIDCPGISQLSEESERLVEVEWDTGQKTIFPAKISIVTEDKPGLLANISSVLAECDINIIQANVRQGPHKRAYFDLSIEIEDLAQLNRTLGEVKKVDGIIHLERVKEYNKKKNLSQNLSGNQEAGGSVAEDLELQVN, from the coding sequence ATGACCGGCTTAAGCATTCAGGATCTGACAGACGCCGTATTGAAATACCATCCGGGAGCGGATGTAGACGTTATCCTGGATTCCTACCTGTATTCCGCAAAAGCCCATCGCGGTCAAAGTCGAAAATCCGGCGAAGCGTATATCTCTCACCCCATGAATGTTGCCTTCAACCTGACGCGTCTGAAGATGGATGAGCAGACCGTTGCCGCCGGGCTGTTGCACGACACCATTGAAGATACGCTGGCCACTTCCGAAGAAATTAAAGATCTGTTTGGTGAGGAGATCTATCAGCTGGTCGATGGCGTGACCAAGATCAGCAAGATGGAATTTTCCAGCCGTGAGGAAAGCCAGGCGGAAAATTACCGCAAGATGATTCTTGCCATGGCCCGCGATATCCGGGTCGTCTTAATAAAACTCGCCGACCGGGCTCACAACCTGAAGACTTTAGGGTCTCTATCCGAAGAGCGGCAACGCCGAATCGCACGCGAAACCCTGGACATTTATGCTCCACTGGCCAATCGATTGGGAATCGGCTGGTTGCGGTCGGAACTTGAGAATGGCGCTTTTCGTTATCTCCATCCGGAAGAGTATAAAACGATTGACGAAAAAGTGGCGAAGGGCAAGGAACAGCAGGAAAGCTTCGTAAAAAATGTCTGTGCAATTATCACCGGGGAACTGAAAGAGGCTGGAGTTTCGGGTTCCGTCTGCGGGCGGTCAAAATACCATTACAGTATTTATAAAAAAATGGTCGCACAGAATATCACTTTTGAGAATGTCCATGATTTGATTGGAGTGCGTGTATTGACCGACTCCATAAAAGACTGTTATGCCGTTTTAGGCTTGGTTCATTCCTTGTGGAAGCCGATTCCAGGAAGGTTCAAAGATTATATTGCGATGCCCAAGCCCAATATGTACCAATCCCTCCACACCACCGTCATTGGCCCTAAAGGTGAGCGGGTGGAAGTCCAGATCCGCACCCACGAAATGCACAAAGTTTGTGAAGAAGGAATTGCGGCACACTGGCAATATAAAGAAGAAGGGAAAAATAAAAGCAAAAAAACAGACAGTCAACTGGTTTGGGTCCGGCATTTACTGGAGCACCAAAAAGAACTCAAGAATCCCAAGGAGTTTTTAAACGCTTTTAAGGTTAACCTGTATCCCGATGAGGTGTATGTTTTCACTCCCGATGGCGATGTGATTGCGCTTCCGCACGGCGCCACGCCAGTGGATTTCGCCTATGCGGTTCATACGGACATCGGCAACCACTGCACAACCGCAAAGGTGGACGGCAAGATCGCTCCTTTGAGATACAAACTCAGAAACGGTAACCAGGTCGAAATCACAACGTCCAAACAGCAACACCCCAACCGCGATTGGCTGTCGTTTGTAAAAACCTCCAGGGCCAAAAGCAGAATCTCCAATTATATTAACAGTCAGGAGCGGGAGAGAAGTCTTCGTCTGGGGCAGGAATTGCTGGAAAAGGAAATACGGGATTATGGTTTGTCCCCGGCTTCCGTCCTGAAAGGAAAGGCGCTGGAAGAAGCCATTCATTCCTGCGGTTACAATAAATTGAATAATCTCTTTACGGGAATAGGAATGGGCAAAGTGTCCGTTCACTCCGTGATTGAAAAGCTTCTACCGAAAGAAAAGCTGGAGGAAAAACAGCGAAAGGACGAGTCCACCCGCATTAAGCTGAAGGACAAGGCGCCTCATCAAAAGACCCGTGAAAGCGCGATCAAGGTCAAATGTTTTAACGACGATATACTTTTGCGCGTCGGCAAGTGTTGCAATCCGCTTCCTGGGGACCCAATCTGCGGCTACATCACCCGGGGCCGGGGAGTGACGGTTCATCACATCGATTGCCCAGGCATCAGCCAGTTGAGCGAGGAATCGGAACGTCTGGTAGAGGTGGAATGGGATACCGGTCAGAAAACCATTTTTCCCGCGAAAATATCCATCGTCACCGAGGACAAGCCCGGGTTATTGGCCAATATCAGCAGCGTTCTGGCCGAATGCGATATCAACATCATTCAAGCCAACGTACGGCAGGGTCCTCACAAACGAGCGTATTTTGACCTTTCAATAGAAATTGAGGACCTGGCTCAACTCAACCGGACCCTGGGAGAGGTTAAAAAAGTAGACGGTATCATTCATCTGGAGAGGGTTAAGGAATACAATAAGAAGAAAAACCTGAGTCAAAATCTGTCTGGAAACCAGGAGGCAGGCGGCAGTGTGGCTGAAGACCTGGAACTGCAGGTCAATTAG
- the recG gene encoding ATP-dependent DNA helicase RecG yields MKETPTKKLSLDDPLQYIKGVGPKRAILLEKIGLKSIEDCLFFLPFRYEDRTLVKKIADLVPGERVTFLGQIVIAETQRIGRRKKILEMLIKDETGSIPAKWFRFHEPYMLAKYPIGSFAILSGKAESNKRLGTGLEIIHPDMEPAEVDGKDSAELGKIIPIYHSTEGLPVKILRAILSRVAEAYAGLEKEILPQEILRRHKFPSRTQAVLQVHLPSKDVSIKDLDRFRTPAQMRLIFEEFFLIQLGLAFKRNFIHKPKSISKAFTTRGPLIRKFMKLLKFELTQAQKRILGEIMDDLELNQPMNRLIQGDVGSGKTVVALISLLTAVENQSQAALMVPTEILAEQHFLNIQPFCQQLGISIELVTSALSAKEKKTIQQKIEAGNIQIIVGTHALIQKTIQFHKLGLAVIDEQHRFGVLQREAIGKKGGHPHILVMTATPIPRSLALTLYGEMDVSFLDEFPPGRQPIATRIFSSAKRSQAYAVLRQEADKGRQGFVVCPLIEESETLDLKTAMEVQESLQKDYFPDLTIRLIHGKMKKEERQQIMTDFLKGEIHVLVATTVIEVGIDVPNATLMIIEHAERFGLSQLHQLRGRVGRGRHASQCLLIAYPSQSGDGKARLEAIQKSNDGFAIAEEDLKIRGPGDFMGTRQSGMPLLRVGNLIRDIKILESARKEAFNLIDRDPRLENPEHQDLKQTMHQYLGDKLSLLNII; encoded by the coding sequence ATGAAAGAAACTCCAACGAAAAAACTATCTCTCGACGATCCGCTACAATACATCAAAGGAGTGGGACCGAAACGGGCTATTCTGCTCGAAAAAATCGGTCTCAAAAGTATCGAAGATTGTCTGTTCTTTCTTCCCTTCCGCTATGAAGACCGGACCCTGGTCAAGAAAATAGCGGATCTTGTGCCCGGCGAAAGAGTCACCTTCCTTGGGCAAATCGTCATTGCCGAAACGCAACGCATTGGCCGGCGAAAAAAAATCCTGGAAATGCTGATCAAAGATGAGACCGGGAGTATTCCGGCAAAATGGTTTCGATTTCATGAACCCTACATGCTGGCAAAATATCCCATCGGCTCCTTCGCCATCCTGTCCGGTAAAGCAGAATCGAACAAACGCCTCGGAACAGGCCTGGAAATCATCCACCCGGATATGGAACCCGCTGAAGTGGATGGTAAAGATTCTGCGGAGCTTGGCAAAATCATTCCCATTTACCACTCGACGGAGGGACTTCCCGTAAAGATCCTGAGGGCGATCCTGAGTCGGGTGGCCGAAGCGTATGCCGGTTTAGAAAAGGAAATTCTTCCGCAGGAAATCCTCCGGCGGCACAAATTCCCATCCAGAACCCAGGCGGTTTTGCAGGTGCATTTGCCTTCGAAGGATGTCTCTATCAAAGACCTCGACCGTTTTCGCACTCCGGCACAAATGCGACTGATCTTTGAAGAATTTTTTCTCATCCAACTGGGACTCGCCTTTAAAAGAAATTTCATTCATAAACCCAAAAGCATTTCAAAAGCATTCACAACCCGCGGCCCTCTGATCCGAAAGTTCATGAAGCTTCTGAAATTTGAGCTCACTCAGGCACAAAAGCGAATCCTGGGTGAGATCATGGACGACCTGGAATTGAACCAACCGATGAACCGCCTCATTCAAGGCGATGTGGGAAGCGGAAAAACAGTGGTGGCCCTGATCTCCCTTCTTACCGCGGTGGAGAACCAGTCCCAGGCCGCCTTGATGGTCCCGACGGAAATCTTGGCCGAACAGCATTTTCTAAACATCCAGCCGTTTTGCCAGCAACTGGGAATATCCATTGAGCTTGTGACCAGCGCTTTGTCCGCCAAGGAAAAAAAAACCATTCAGCAAAAGATTGAAGCAGGGAACATACAGATCATCGTTGGCACACACGCCCTCATCCAGAAAACCATCCAATTTCATAAACTGGGGTTAGCCGTCATTGACGAGCAGCACCGATTCGGCGTGCTGCAAAGAGAAGCCATCGGCAAAAAAGGCGGCCATCCGCATATTCTGGTCATGACCGCCACCCCGATTCCCCGGTCGCTGGCCCTCACTTTGTATGGCGAGATGGATGTTTCTTTTCTGGACGAATTTCCGCCCGGCAGACAACCCATTGCCACCCGGATCTTCTCCTCGGCTAAACGCAGCCAGGCCTATGCCGTCTTACGCCAGGAAGCGGATAAAGGCCGGCAGGGGTTTGTGGTTTGCCCGCTCATCGAGGAGTCTGAAACCCTGGATTTGAAAACCGCGATGGAGGTGCAGGAGTCCCTGCAAAAGGATTATTTCCCCGACCTGACCATCCGCCTGATTCACGGAAAAATGAAGAAAGAGGAACGCCAGCAGATCATGACCGACTTCCTGAAAGGCGAGATCCACGTCCTGGTCGCCACCACGGTCATCGAAGTGGGAATCGACGTGCCTAACGCCACGCTGATGATCATTGAGCATGCGGAACGATTCGGGCTTTCCCAGTTGCACCAGCTTCGCGGCCGGGTGGGACGGGGCCGGCACGCTTCGCAATGCCTGCTGATCGCCTACCCTTCCCAGTCCGGAGATGGCAAGGCGCGTTTGGAGGCCATTCAAAAATCCAACGACGGTTTCGCGATCGCCGAAGAGGATCTTAAAATCCGCGGTCCGGGGGATTTCATGGGAACCCGTCAATCCGGCATGCCCCTTCTCAGGGTCGGAAACCTGATCCGCGATATCAAAATTCTAGAATCGGCAAGAAAGGAAGCTTTTAATCTGATTGACCGAGACCCGCGCCTGGAAAACCCCGAACATCAGGACCTCAAACAAACCATGCATCAATACCTTGGCGACAAACTGAGTCTTTTGAACATCATCTGA